A genome region from Chitinophagales bacterium includes the following:
- a CDS encoding bestrophin family protein, with the protein MRVYNPRDWFSLLLKPHQTSSFHLMAWLILAVCIFTIIIVYIEQDVLKLPQDHPVKNVLMLQTFLGFAISILLVFRTNTAYDRWWEGRKLWGSLVNSSRNLAIKINAMIPSSEADRDFYRQTIPLFAEHLKAHLLKEKTRLMLDDLSHPEIDIDDSKHVPNQIAKLIFQKTYDLYKTGSLSADDMRLINIELSNFADICGACERIKNTPIPYSYSAFIKKVVFFYIATMPVGLSFTLGYWCVPIVALVFYTMLGMELVAEEIEDPFSGDENDIPMDKIADNIRVHVAEILA; encoded by the coding sequence ATGCGAGTATATAATCCCAGAGATTGGTTTAGCTTATTATTGAAGCCTCATCAGACTTCATCTTTTCATCTGATGGCTTGGTTGATATTGGCGGTATGTATTTTTACGATCATTATAGTGTACATAGAGCAGGATGTTCTCAAATTACCACAAGACCATCCTGTAAAAAATGTGCTGATGCTTCAAACTTTTCTTGGCTTTGCTATTTCTATACTATTGGTATTTCGCACGAATACTGCCTACGACAGATGGTGGGAAGGGCGCAAGCTATGGGGTAGCCTAGTCAATTCTTCACGGAATTTGGCCATTAAGATAAATGCCATGATACCAAGCAGCGAAGCAGATAGAGATTTTTATCGCCAAACTATACCCTTATTTGCGGAGCACCTAAAGGCTCACCTCTTGAAAGAAAAGACTCGGTTGATGCTCGATGATTTGTCTCACCCAGAAATAGATATTGATGACTCGAAACACGTTCCGAATCAAATAGCAAAATTAATCTTTCAAAAAACCTACGATTTGTATAAAACGGGGAGCCTCAGTGCAGACGATATGCGTCTTATCAATATAGAATTATCCAATTTTGCAGATATATGTGGAGCCTGCGAGCGAATCAAAAATACTCCGATTCCCTATAGCTATTCTGCCTTTATCAAAAAAGTAGTTTTTTTCTATATAGCTACTATGCCTGTAGGATTGAGTTTCACCTTGGGCTATTGGTGTGTACCTATTGTCGCTTTAGTTTTCTACACTATGCTAGGTATGGAACTGGTGGCAGAGGAAATAGAAGACCCGTTTAGTGGCGATGAAAATGATATCCCGATGGATAAGATAGCCGACAATATAAGAGTTCATGTCGCTGAAATTTTAGCTTGA
- a CDS encoding SDR family NAD(P)-dependent oxidoreductase yields the protein MNNKKLAFISGATSGIGKAAAILFAQNNWDLVISGRRKPRLEELTRDLETSYGVTVLPLCFDIADRAALRNSIEQKKEIISSVNVLVNNAGLALGKSSFQEGLDADWEMMIDTNLKGLIYLTKEIVPFMVKNKSGHIINVSSTAARDMYLGGNVYSATKSAVDALTKSLRLDLLEHNIKVSSIAPGMVHTEFSEVRFHGNKELADNVYKGFEPLSAHDVADAILYIASRPAHVHIGDLLITCTAQANSNVVYKS from the coding sequence ATGAATAATAAAAAATTAGCCTTTATATCAGGAGCAACGTCTGGTATAGGAAAAGCAGCAGCCATACTTTTTGCTCAGAACAACTGGGATCTCGTAATTTCAGGCAGAAGAAAGCCTCGACTTGAAGAACTGACTCGTGATCTTGAGACTTCGTATGGCGTAACTGTTCTGCCACTTTGCTTTGATATAGCAGATAGAGCGGCCCTTCGCAATAGCATTGAACAGAAAAAAGAAATTATATCATCTGTAAACGTACTAGTAAATAATGCTGGACTGGCATTAGGCAAATCAAGTTTCCAAGAAGGATTAGATGCTGACTGGGAAATGATGATAGACACCAATCTTAAAGGTTTAATCTATCTCACAAAGGAAATCGTACCTTTTATGGTAAAAAATAAATCAGGCCACATCATCAATGTGAGTAGCACTGCTGCTAGAGATATGTATCTTGGTGGCAATGTCTATAGCGCCACTAAAAGCGCAGTAGATGCTTTGACTAAAAGTCTTCGCCTTGACCTATTGGAACACAATATAAAGGTGAGTAGTATAGCCCCAGGCATGGTTCATACAGAGTTTTCTGAGGTTCGTTTTCATGGAAATAAAGAACTTGCTGACAATGTTTATAAGGGTTTCGAACCTCTATCAGCTCATGATGTTGCCGATGCCATTCTTTATATAGCTAGCAGACCTGCACATGTGCATATTGGAGACCTATTGATTACATGCACGGCTCAGGCAAATTCAAATGTTGTATATAAGAGTTAA